The genomic interval GCGCCAGCTGGGTGAGTGAGGAGAGGCTCGCCAGGGGCTGGCCGTCGGAGAGCTTGGGTCCTCCCAGGAACAACACCTGGAGCCCGCTGGATGCGAGCGGGCGCAAGTCCTTCAACAAGGGAAGCCGCCGAGCCGACAAGCGTCGCAGCTTCGGGAGGTCCTCCAGGAACGCCAGGTTGGACAGTCCCACGCAGTCATCCAGGACGAGTGCTTCCAGGTTCGCCAGCGTGGCCAGCGGGCCGAAGTCCTTCAGTCGCTCGTTGCCGGACAGGTCGAGCCGCCGCAGGGACTTCAGTGAAGCCAGAGGCGAGAGGTCCTCGAGCGTGGGGTTGAAGGTGAGGTCGAGGGAGTGAAGGGCGGGGAGTTCGCGCAGCGGAGAGAGGTCCGGGAGCAGCTCCATGGCGGAGAGGACGAGCTGCTCCATGCGCGGCGTCTGCGTGAGGAAGTCGAGGCTCTCGATGGCCTCATTGGCGGTGAGGTCCAGGGCGCGCAGTTCGTGCGCTTCGTGAAGGGGAGAGACCTCCACGTTCACCTGGCTCGCATTGATGGAGGTGAGGGGGGCGAGGGCCGGACCGACGTCCAACGCGTCGCCCTCCACGAGCTGGACATGCCGGACGAGGGACCACCAGAAGGGCGGCGCCATGCCCTGCTGGAGTCGCCGCCACGAGGTGGCCGGTGCCGCGCGCGCGGTGTCGGGCCATGACGCCAAGGCATTCTGGGCCCGGGTGACGGCCTCCTCGCGTTCACCCTCGGGCAACCCTTCGAGCAACTCCATGGCCTTGGCGAAGCGGTCCGCCGACGGGGGCTGCGCGAGCAGCTTGTCGAGCATGTCCATGGTCATCCATTCGAGAGGGCTTGCCCTCGAGTCGCGGAGAGCGACTGGGCTTGCGTCATCATCCGCAACCCCAGGCACCAGGGCAACCCGAGGGCCACGAAGGTGGGCGTCACGAAACACACGCCGTGTTCTGGGAGTGGCAGTGCCCTTCAGAAGGGAGCGGGGGAGGAGAAGACCAACCGCGCTCCCGACGTGGGATGCGTGAAGCCGACCGCTTCCGCGTGAAGCATCAGCCGCGTGTCTTCGACTCCGAAGCGCATGTCGCCGACGATGGGCAGACCCAGCCCCAGCGGGTGTGCGGCATGGATGCGCAGCTGCATGGGGTGACGTGTCCGGGGCCACAGCCACAGGCGTGTGCGGGACTCGCTGTTCTCGGTGGCCCGCCAATCGGTCAGGGCTTGTTTGCCATGCCGAGGGTTCGCGAGTGACTCGAGTTCGCCCGACGTCGTGCCACGCAGGGGGAGGTCGATGTGTCCCTGTTCGTGGGAGGTCCGTCCGTCGACCCAGGCGACATGCCGGTGCTCCGCCTCTCCGCGTGCGAGCTGCCGCTGGAGCGCGGCTTGAGTCGCGGTGTCGCGAGCAATCACCTGGAGGCCCGAGACCTCCGACTCGAGTGCGTGGACGAATCGCGCGGCGGACAGGTCTGGGAAGCGCTCCTGGAGCCGGGTGAGCACGGAGTCTCGTGCGGGCGAATGCCGTCCCGGCACGGACGGGAGGCCTTGGGGCTTGTCGACGACGAGCAGCGCCGCGTCCTCGTGCAGCACGAGGACCGTGGTCTCTTCGCAGGGGGCCGCGGGCCTTGAGGGGGCGGGGTCCACGTCGAGTCCCTCCAACATGAAGGGCAGGACGGTTCCGCATTTGTTGTCGCAGGCCGGGTAGTACGCACCTGATTGCCGTCCGCCACCGAGCGGGGTTGCACCCCACCAGAACTCCGCGAGGGCCAGGGGCCTCCACCCGTGGCGGTAGGCACAGGCCAGCAACTTGGGCGCCGCGCAGTCTCCCGCGCCGCCTGGAGGAGGGCGTGGCGCGAACAGCTCGGACATGGAGCGATTCTCGCCGCGAGCGTTCGGGACCTCGAAGCCCGCGGACAGCTGTCGCCACAGGGAGCGGGAACGTTCGGCTCGCACGTGGGCGACTTCGCGGCGGCGTGCTTCGAGCAGTCTCAACTCGGCCTCTCGACCTTGGGATTGCAGGGCGAGGTGGGCGCACTGTTCGGTCAGTTCCGCGTACCGCTGCCCAAGCGCCGCCAGCTCCGCCTCTCCGGCGGGCAAGTACGCGGCGCGGGCGTCGGGGTCGAACAAGGGCGGGACGAATCCGTCCACCGTCCAAGCTCCGCCCAGCATCCCGGAGAACGCGCAGAGGTATCTCAGTTGCCCGTGAGGTGCCGCGACGACGAGCACTCCGAACATCTTGCCGCCGCCGGGCTGCCACAGCTCAGGCCAACGCGCGTGCTCTCGCTGAAGCCGCTGTTGGAGGGCCTCCGCGGCGATTCGGGCCAGTCGTACTGGCGGGCCTGGAGCGAACGGGCTCGGGAGGCGTGAGGGCACGTCGCCAGGGGATGGCGACGCGTCGAAGCTCAGCGGAATCTGGGAGTTACGTGCCTCGCTCACAGGGGGACCTGAGGTCGCATCTATCAGGTCCTGAAACCTCCGTGGGAGATGCTCCCAGCGGGCCCTCGCGGAATCCCTTGCGCTGGCGCGGGGGCGGTCAGGGGTTGATCTTCCAGGGCACCGTCGCGGCGGGCTGGAAGCAATGCGTCTGCACGAGATAGCCCGAGCGCAGCTCCTGCACGACGCCTGCGCCGTACCCGCGCGCCTGACACCACTGGCTGACCTCCAGCTTCGAGTCGGTCGACATGAACGCGCCGGAGTTGGACGCGGGGCCGAGTTGGTCCTTGGTCACTTCCTGGATGAGTCCGGCGTCGAAGCAGCCCACCCAGGGGCGTGAGGTCACCTCGAAAATCTGCCCGGTCGTCCAGCCCAGCGCGTTGCACCAGCGATGCGCGGCGGCGGTGCAGTCGAAAGTCTGCGCGACGCGGTCATCGGTACAGAGGGGGGCAGTCGCGACAACTCCTCGAAGGTGACCGCCATGCTCTGGTGCCGGATGGGCCCACACGCCACGCTGACGTCGGTGCTCGTGGCGCCAGCGAGGCCCCCCAGGAGCGAGATGGGAGGCCGGTTGCCGATGAGCTGTTGAATCGTCTCGGAGACATTGGTGCTGTTGGCCAGCGCATCGTGGGCCCCACGCTGTGCGCAGACGCGGTGCATGCCGGATGAACAGGCCCGCGTGCCCAGCGCCCAGTAGCTGTTGCACAGGTGCAGTTGTTGGCTCATTCCGAAATGTCCCTCGGTGGGGGTGTCCGTGATGGCTTTGTCCAGGCAGTCCGCGCCGGGGGACGTCCTGCAGATGGTTCGAGCCGAGCGCGCGTGGTTGAAGAAGGGAACCTCGTCGATGGCGCCCTTGAAGGAGCCCTCGCCGTTGATGGGGCAGGCCTGGGTGTTCAGGACGTTGCCCGCGCCAATGGACAGCACGCCCGCGCGGCTCCCACAGCGAGCCGGAGGTGGACTGCGTCACGAAGTTGCCCGCGGAGATGGACGCGGTGCCGGTGAGGGTGCCCGTGAAGAAGTAGCCGGAGGCGTCCGGTGTGCGCGTCAAGTCGTAGGCGCCCGCGCGAGTCACCAACTCGTTCATGGGTAGATGGAGCAACTGGAAGGGGTCTCTCAACTCGCCCAGGTCGACCTCGTTGTCGTCCGACGTGTTGCTGCCGAAGAGGGCGAGCACGTCGTGGGACTTGGTGACGGGCAGGTAGGTGTTCTCGTTGAGGGTGCCGCGCGGGAAGTTCTGCTCGGGTGCACGCTCCTTCTCGAAGTTCCACATGGGGCCTGAGTAGAAGAGGTGCGCGATGTCATTGCGGCCCGTGTTGATGGCGCCATCGATGTGGTACGCCGTCCAGCCCGTGTCGGCGCCAATCAGGCTCACGCAGGGCGATGCGTGGAACCCACCACGAACGACACCGTTTCGACATGGGACCTCCTGATTCGGAGGCCCCATTATGAGGAGGCTCCTGACAAGGGCCTGGTGCCAGACGCGGAGGAGGCAGCCCCTGTCGCATGGAGTGTGTCTTGTCGGTTGTTTGACGATGATGCGAACTCAGCGAGTGGACGATGCGCTGTGCAACCCGCCGCACGCACCTTGCGCGAGGACCTGCCCGGCTGTGCAAACGGCTTCACAGGTTCGAGGAACTCCCCGCGGGTTCGGGGGGTATATTGGATGCAATGCTTCTCGTGGGACGCTGCTTCTTCCCTCCAGAAAAGAGAGCACATGCGAAAGGGTTTCAAGGGGTCATGGGCATGGCGAGTCTGTGGGCTGTTCGTGTGGGTGGCTGGAACCAGTGCCCTGGCCGCGTCGCCCACCGGGGTCGACAAGCCCGTGGCCGTCGTCCTGGGACGTGAGATTTCGCGGGCGGACCTCTCGCCGAGCGAGTCGGAACGTCAGGCGATGCGCGCGAAGCTGAGTCCGGAGAATTATGCGCGCTGGGAATCCATCTCCGAGGTGCAGGCGCTTCAGGACTTCTTGCTGCGTCCGCTCCTGCTTGCCTATGTCCAGCGAAAGGGCCTCGTGCCTGCGAAGCAGGACATCGAGGCGCTGAGTGCCTCGATCTCTGCGTTGACGAATGATGATCGCGCGAAGGCGAAGGGAGAGCGGGAGCGCCTGCGGGTGGAGCTCCAGCGAGTGGACCTGTCGCCGGAGAAGCGACAGGCGCTTCAGACCTCACTGGAGTCCGTGGAGAAAGACCTGCAACTGCGGGCCGAGGAGATGGCCTACGAGGAAGACGCGATGCGCGACGTGGCTGAGGGCGCGGTCCTGTCATGGATGGTGCAGCGTGCGCTGCACCGCGAGTTCGGCGGGGACATCATCTTCCAGCAGGCGGGGCCCGAGGCGGTGGGGGCCTATCCTCGGTTCCTGGAGCAGCGACAGAAGGCGGGGGACTTCAAGATCCACGACGAAGAACTGGGCCGCCGCTTCTGGGCGCGAGTGCGTGAGGCGCCTGGGTACCGGATGGAGCAGGACGCGCTGGAGACACCTTGGTGGTTGGCGAAGCCTAAGCGCTGACGTCGGCTCAGGCTTCCGAAACCCGCGCCGCGAGCCTTCAGGGACGCGGGATGCCGGGGGCGGTTCGGATGGTGCGGAGGATGCGGACCGGGAAGCGGGTCGAGATGGGGCATCGGATGATTCCACTCCTGAGCCAGTGCTCGAGCTTCTCGACCCCCAGCCACTTGGGAGTCGTGGGCCCCGTGGGCATGCTCCTGAGGGCGAGGCGCCCATCCTCCGACAGGTACCGGATGACAATCTCTCCAGGCCGGGCTTGGAGTGACAGGATCCGGTCGCGAGGAATCACCGAGACATCGCCAGGCCGCACCTGCGCGAGCATGTCGGGGAGGAAGTAGAGCCCCCGCCTCCACGCGCCAGACAGGATTCGCGCCCAGACGCTCCGGCTTCGCAAGATGTTCCAGGCCACGATGGCGAACAGGGATACCCCCAGCAGACCCACGAGCCCGACCGTCCACATGGGATGAATCAACATCGCCAGGGCCCGCTCACGGAGATAGTCCGGGTTGTACTGGACGAATTCCCCGTGGAACGACATGGCCACCAGCCCCAGCGGCACGAAGCCGATGAGCGCAATCGCAATACATCCGCCTGCCCAGTCCGCGTGTGTTCCACTCCTGTCGGGCATGAACCGAGCCTCGCGAGGCAGCCCCTTTCGTCCCTGGAGCATCGCTCGCACGGAGGGAGCGAGGTCCGTCTCCAGGACACCCAGCAGCGGTGGTGCCGCATCCCAAGCCGCACGAGGTGGGGCGTCCCGGCTGGGAGGGACGAACTCGAACCGCGTCAGCGCATCCTGGAGCGTGTCGAAGAATCGCGCCTCGTCCTTGTTCCAGAGTTGCTCCTCATATCCTCGCAATGAGACCTGGGGTGCCTTGTCCTCGGGTCCCACGGGGGGGCCCGAAGCGTCAGCACCAGCTTCACTCGGTGAACCGGGTCCTCGGCCCAGTCCATCGAATGTGTGTCCCCATCCTCTTCATCCGTATCGTGCTGAAGCTCCACGAAGCGCAGCTCTCGAGCGGACCAGACCCGGACATCCGAGCCCTCTCGAAGTTCGATACGCTCTCGTGAAAGCGTCAGGACGCGGTCGGGCTTTCGGCTCCGAACCCACTCCGCACGGAGGTAGATCCCCAACCCGAACAGGGGAAAAGCCATGCACGGCAGCATCCAGGCCATGCTCCAGCCGCCCACCTCCCAGGCGAAGAGGGCTCCGGGCAGGACCAACACGCCCAGGACCAACACCCCCAGGAGCGCACCGATGGGCGCGAACCTGGGCTCACTCACGATGAGCGAGAGCTGCTCCTCCTTCGGAGTTGCTCCAAGGTGATGCTCGAGCCTCTTCATGGGTTCATCCCCCAGCCCGTCAATCCCAGGCATCAGCTGCGCTGGGGCCCGGTATCCTACAGCGCTTCCCCCAAGGATTGAGGGAGGCGGGTGGTTCAGCAGTCAGGTCAACTCCGAGTCCCTCCGTCGACCCCCTCCGTCATGACGACCTTTCTCCGACGAACCCACGCCCTCTTGGCTGTACTGGCTCTCGCGGGGTGTACGACGCCCTATCAACGAATGGGCCTGTCCGGTGGTTACCAGGACTCCGAGATTGCCCGCGGAGTCATGCGCATCGAGGTACGTGGCAATCCCCATACGCACCTGGGGACGCTGCACGACTACTTCCACCGGAGGGCGAAGGAACTCTGCCAGCAACGCGAGTACGAATGGTTCTTGGACTCGGGCTCGGAGAAAGGTCCCCAGGTGTTCTATGGCACCAGGCTGGGGCCCACGGTGGTCCTCGCGGATACCTCCAGCAACAAGCGTGGCTGGGTCCGAGGCGTCGTCACGTGTCGCGACGCCTCGGAGAAGACTTCCGCCGCGCCGCCGGGCCATCTGGTGCAGATCCTCGATGTCCAGTCGGGACTCGTGACCCACGTCTCCTCGGACCTCGCGATGGCCCAGGTTCCGCGCTCCACGCGCTGGGCCTTCGTGGCCGATGGCAAGGTCAGCGCCCGGACTCCGGAGGGGCACCTGGTCCACGTCGACGTCGACAAGCTGGATGCGGCCAGGACGCTCGGCTATCGGCTCCTGCCTGATGCCGAGCAGGAGTCCGCCGCGCCTCCTGCTCCGTCCCCGCCTTCCGACTCGGGCTCGGCGAGTGGGCATTAGGGAGGACTCGACCCCCGCGCAATCCATTGTCATCCGCGACCATGGGTAGGGGGGCTGCGCGGTGTGCAGTCTTCTGCACGCCGCGAGCGAGGCCCTGCCCGGATGTGCAGATGGTAGTACAGGGCCATGGGGCTACCTGCTGGGGGAGGGAAGGGGGCATATGGGATGCAATGCCTCTCTTGGGGTGCCGCTTTCCCCTTCCCGAAAGGAGAGCACATGCGAAAGGGTTTCAAGGGGTTATGGGCCTGGGGAGTCTGTGGGCTGTTCCTGCTGGTGGCACGAGACAGCGCCATGGCAGCGTCGCCAGCCGAGGTCGACAAGCCCGTGGCCGTCATCCTGGGACGTGAGATTTCGCGGGCGGCCCTCTTGCCGAGCGACTCGGAGCGCCAGGCCAAGCGCGCGGCGCTGAGTCCGGAGGACTATGCACGCTGGGAGTCCCTCTCCGAGGTGCAAAAACTTCAGGGGCTCCTGCTGCGTCCGCTCCTGCGTGCCTATGCCCAGCGGAAGGGGCTTGTGCCCTCGAAGCAGGACCTCGAGGCGCTGGGTCCCTCGCTCTCCATGTCGGCGCAGGACCGGTTCGCGAAGGTGAAGGTAGAACGGGAGCTCCTGCGCGTGGAGCTCCAGCGAGTGGACCTGCCACCAGAGAAGCGAAAGGCGCTCCAGTCCTCGCTGGAGTCGGTGGAGAAAGCCATACAGAAGCAGTCCGAGGAAACGGTCCACGAGAAAGATGCCGTGAGCACGGTGGCCCATGGCGTGGTCCTGTCGTGGATGGTGCAGCGTGCGCTGCACCGCGAGTTCGGCGGGGACATCATCTTCCAGCAGGCGGGGCCGGAGGCGGTGGGGGCTTATCCTGGGTTCCTGGAGCAGCGACAGAAGGCGGGGGATTTCAAGCTCCTCGACGAGGACCTGGGCCGCCGCTTCTGGGAGCGCGTACGCGACGCGCCGGGGTATCGGGTGGAGCAGGACGCGCTGGAGACGCCCTGGTGGTTGAAGACGCCGAATCGCTGATGAGGACGGCGCTGGATGAGGCGACGCCGCACCCGAAGGAGGAGCTGTCCCGCCGACCAGCGCCCCCTTCCTTGAACGTCAGACATGGAGCGTCACGTCGGGTCCGTCATGGATGACACCAGAGGGGGGCCTCGCCGAATGCCGGGCATACGAGGGCTTTCACCCAACAAGCCTTCGCGTCAGTCCATGCCGCCGTGAAGCCGGTACTCGGCGATGCTCGGCGGATACTCGGTCCAGAACATCAGCACTCCCTCGTGGCCCATCATCGTCTCCTGCTTGCCTCGCGCATCCGCGTCCGAGACGGCCAACTGGAGCCCCAGGGAGCTGTTCGGCTTCTCCACACCCAGGTCCACCAGCGGAAGCGTGAGCGTCATCTCGTATCCCCGAGGACGCTTGCGCCAGGTGCCTTGGATGGAACGAAGGCGCTTGATTTCATCCCCTGTCCAATCTTGCGCCTCGACCTGTCCTCCCGCGGCGAGCAGCACGCCCACCTTGAGCTGCGAGGATGGACCCGACGCTCGCACCAGCGGCACGGTGAGCTCCAGGTGGTCCGAATGCACGCCCGTGCCCTTCCCCAGGGGGACGACCTTGTCGTCTTGCACCTCGGCATGGAGGACGAGCGCATCGCCCACGCGCGCCAGCCTCCACGCGAACGCCAGGTCGTCCGCGTTCTTCCAACCCGCGGCGCCCCAGGAGAGATGGGCCAGCGTATAGGCCTGTGCCGTGGGGGCCAGTGCGAGCGCGGCTTCAAGGGTCTGCGCGGACCTGACGGGGTACGGCCTGATGCCGTCGACGACGGCGCCCTCGGTGTCACTGAACACCATGTATCCCGGCTGGTATCGAGAGAGTGTCTCCATCGGCTCCATCGAGCCTCGGGCGCCGACAGGCCCCGACACGACATACGCCCAAGGTGTCACGCGGACCTCGTTTCCGCTGTCCGCGAACCCGAGCTCCTGGAGGTCGGTCCCCTTCACCAGGAAGCCGCAGAACGGACCCGGGGTGCCCTCGTCCGACGGCGTCGAGTCCCCGTCGGCATCGGAAGAAGGCTTGGCTCCGGAGAACAGCAGGAGGCACGTCTCATCCTGGCAGGTGTAGTCGACAGGTATGAAGTGCGTGTCCTTGGGACACAGGGCGCGAGCTTGAGCGAGGAGTTCGTCACCCACGGGCTGCGACTTGGGAGGTTTGGAAGTCCCACGGCGACCGGCGGGCTTCGTCCATTTGGGCGCCTGACTGGGAACCGGGATGAAGCGCGAGCCATCCGCCGCAACCTTCATGACCTGTCGAGAGACCTGGGTCGGGTCCAGGCCATTGGCGTGGATGGAGAAGGGCTCGTTTCTGTCCTGGACGACGAACTCGACATGTTCCCCGTCGATGAAGCGCGAACTGCTCGTCGCCCAGGACTCGAGGTCGTGTGTCGCCCCCAGGAACCTGCCCTTCAGGTCCGACACGAGCATGAACTCATTCGTGCAAAGGCCATAGAAGCAGGGGCCCAGGCTCTGGATGTGATGCCACAGACAGAGGCGGCCTGCGCAACCGATGCGCTTCGTCGAGTCCACCGCGAACCCGCCCCCGTCGGGCGTCTCCTCCAAGACCGTGCCTTTCTCGAAGGGAGGCTCGCGCGAGGCTGCCAGGGCCGCCGTGCTCCCGAGCCACAGGAAGAGCACCAGGGTTCGCGTCAGGAGGTCTCCTCGTGCATGAAAGGAAGAGAGAGGGCTTGAAGCAGGGCTGACACGCGCTGGGGCATTCATCGATTCACCATCCTGCACCGGAAGATTGCAGACACCATGCCGCGTCGTGTCCTCGGATGAACCTCTTCCCGCCGTGAGATTGAGTCTCCAGGACCACGGGGTGAGGGCCGTCAGACGCACCCAACGCTCCTTCTGCCGAAGGGAGGGCTTCGGCAATCGAAGTGTGGGCGGGCTAGAGTCCATGCCGTCCACCATGTCGACGAGTCCTTCCGTGTCCTGGAGTGCCGCGTCCTCCGCCGATGCCTCGTCCTCGGGAGCGCGGTGGGGATTGTCCTCGCGCGGGTTCTGGCCCGCGGTGATTCTGGCTGGGTACACGGTGCTCGCGCTGCTCTATGGGGCGCAGTTGTTCGTGTATCGGGCCTCGCGAGGAGAGCCGCCTCGACTGGGCGAGGCCCTGCTGACGGGGGCGTGTGTCTGGTACGCCTGGGCGGTCCTCACGCCGTTCGTCCTGGCGGTGGCGCGCCGCATTCGCGCGACGGGCAAGCCGTGGTTCGTGCAGTTGCCGCTACACCTGGTGCCCGCGGTGGGCTTCGCGGTGCTGGCGCTGGGGTTGTTCGCGATGCTGCGCGAGTGGTTCGTCGTGGAGGCCGGAGGAGGCTGGGCCGGAGCGTGGCGCTACTTCCTGTTCATCGCCTCGAAGACGACGGACTTCGACCTGCTCATCTACTTCTCCCTCGTGGGGATGGAGGCGGCGGTGGCGTACGCGCGGAGGATGCGCGAGGAGGCGGTGCGTGCGTCCCAGTTGGAGGCGCAGCTCGCGCAGGCCCAGTTGCAGCTGCTGCGCAGTCAGCTCCAGCCTCACTTCCTGTTCAACACGCTGCATGCCATCTCCACCCTGATGCATCGCGATGTGGAGTCCGCGGACCGGATGGTGGGGCAGCTGAGCGAGCTGCTGCGCGCGAGCCTGGAGCGAGACGGACGCCATGAGGTCCCGCTCGCGGAGGAGCTGGAGCTGCTCGCGCCCTATCTGGACATCGAGCGGACGCGCTTCTCCGACCGCCTCCAGGTGGAGGTGTCGGTGACGGACGACGCTCGGGATGGGCTGGTGCCTTCGTTGTTGCTCCAGCCGCTCGTGGAGAACGCCATCCGGCACGGCATTGCTCCGCGCAGGGGACCTGGGAAGGTCTGGGTCCGCATCCGTCGTGACGGCGAGCGGCTCGCGCTGGAGGTGGAGGACGATGGGGTGGGGCCGCCCATGGGACGGACGGAGCTGGAGGAGGGAATTGGCCTGGGCGCCACACGAGCGCGACTGGAGCGCCTGCATGGCACCGAGCAGTCCCTGACGTGGAGGGTGCGTGCGCCGAGCGGCTTCCTCCTCTCGCTCTCGATGCCTTATCGGAGGACGCGGCCATGACGGTTCGCACGCTCATCGTCGATGACGAGCCACTGGCCCGTGAGCGGCTGAGGATGCTGCTGGCGTCGGAGGCGGACCTGCACCCGGTGGCGGAGTGTGGGGATGGCCAGGAGGCGCTGGAGGTGCTGGCGCGTGAGCGGCCCGCGCTGGTGTTCCTCGACGTGGAGATGCCGGAGCGGGACGGGTTTGGTGTGCTGGCGGAGGTGGGGCAGGGGGCGCCTCCGGTGGTTGTCTTCGTGACGGCCTGGCCGCAGCACGCGCTGCGCGCGTTCGATGCCGCCGCGGTGGACTATCTGCTCAAACCGTTCACGGTGGAGCGCTTCCGGCGCACGTTGATGCGGGTGCGGGAACGACTGGCAACGCCTCCCGGAGATTTGCGGCGGCAGCTCCAGCGGATGTTCCAGGAGCTGCGTCCCGAGCCGGTGCCCACCACCGAGCGGCTCGT from Myxococcus stipitatus carries:
- a CDS encoding LytTR family DNA-binding domain-containing protein — protein: MTVRTLIVDDEPLARERLRMLLASEADLHPVAECGDGQEALEVLARERPALVFLDVEMPERDGFGVLAEVGQGAPPVVVFVTAWPQHALRAFDAAAVDYLLKPFTVERFRRTLMRVRERLATPPGDLRRQLQRMFQELRPEPVPTTERLVVKTGTRTLLVAVDDLDWVESAGNYVTLHVGAQTHLLRETMAELEGRLPSRRFARVHRSALVNVDRIVSLSPTLSGDHRLVLRDGQELTLSRTYRARLEQVLGHPL
- a CDS encoding CC0125/CC1285 family lipoprotein, whose translation is MAVLALAGCTTPYQRMGLSGGYQDSEIARGVMRIEVRGNPHTHLGTLHDYFHRRAKELCQQREYEWFLDSGSEKGPQVFYGTRLGPTVVLADTSSNKRGWVRGVVTCRDASEKTSAAPPGHLVQILDVQSGLVTHVSSDLAMAQVPRSTRWAFVADGKVSARTPEGHLVHVDVDKLDAARTLGYRLLPDAEQESAAPPAPSPPSDSGSASGH
- a CDS encoding sensor histidine kinase, which encodes MSTSPSVSWSAASSADASSSGARWGLSSRGFWPAVILAGYTVLALLYGAQLFVYRASRGEPPRLGEALLTGACVWYAWAVLTPFVLAVARRIRATGKPWFVQLPLHLVPAVGFAVLALGLFAMLREWFVVEAGGGWAGAWRYFLFIASKTTDFDLLIYFSLVGMEAAVAYARRMREEAVRASQLEAQLAQAQLQLLRSQLQPHFLFNTLHAISTLMHRDVESADRMVGQLSELLRASLERDGRHEVPLAEELELLAPYLDIERTRFSDRLQVEVSVTDDARDGLVPSLLLQPLVENAIRHGIAPRRGPGKVWVRIRRDGERLALEVEDDGVGPPMGRTELEEGIGLGATRARLERLHGTEQSLTWRVRAPSGFLLSLSMPYRRTRP
- a CDS encoding leucine-rich repeat domain-containing protein, which codes for MDMLDKLLAQPPSADRFAKAMELLEGLPEGEREEAVTRAQNALASWPDTARAAPATSWRRLQQGMAPPFWWSLVRHVQLVEGDALDVGPALAPLTSINASQVNVEVSPLHEAHELRALDLTANEAIESLDFLTQTPRMEQLVLSAMELLPDLSPLRELPALHSLDLTFNPTLEDLSPLASLKSLRRLDLSGNERLKDFGPLATLANLEALVLDDCVGLSNLAFLEDLPKLRRLSARRLPLLKDLRPLASSGLQVLFLGGPKLSDGQPLASLSSLTQLALTGVPGLKDLSFLQQLQRLRVLHLSELSTALPELKAAAMEELFISHCPKVRDLKALEELPALRELTLEDLPVQDLAPLARVSTLERIILNRCPQVRDLAPLAQLPLRQVVLIAPAPTLDTSPLPPGCVVTR
- a CDS encoding RluA family pseudouridine synthase gives rise to the protein MSEARNSQIPLSFDASPSPGDVPSRLPSPFAPGPPVRLARIAAEALQQRLQREHARWPELWQPGGGKMFGVLVVAAPHGQLRYLCAFSGMLGGAWTVDGFVPPLFDPDARAAYLPAGEAELAALGQRYAELTEQCAHLALQSQGREAELRLLEARRREVAHVRAERSRSLWRQLSAGFEVPNARGENRSMSELFAPRPPPGGAGDCAAPKLLACAYRHGWRPLALAEFWWGATPLGGGRQSGAYYPACDNKCGTVLPFMLEGLDVDPAPSRPAAPCEETTVLVLHEDAALLVVDKPQGLPSVPGRHSPARDSVLTRLQERFPDLSAARFVHALESEVSGLQVIARDTATQAALQRQLARGEAEHRHVAWVDGRTSHEQGHIDLPLRGTTSGELESLANPRHGKQALTDWRATENSESRTRLWLWPRTRHPMQLRIHAAHPLGLGLPIVGDMRFGVEDTRLMLHAEAVGFTHPTSGARLVFSSPAPF